A region of Antedon mediterranea chromosome 8, ecAntMedi1.1, whole genome shotgun sequence DNA encodes the following proteins:
- the LOC140057614 gene encoding uncharacterized protein, with amino-acid sequence MENESEGDLKQQGKKSRKKSFKRFFTRKKNRELSRITRMENGAIILDVKDVPMYLELKRRAQKPAKHDVGVNTEDADEPVLTRDRSTIMSLLSTPDEDEILPSLPAADAAPADRMDCYTQCSILQPEEDIDEQSNIEDTFEWTLFAGIASTFVFLLYNMLLQPSVGQTLLVLSLIAHAFFCGSLWVINVRKIMAINRQQRGEPDLKDADHQKTIELDLDSFEKLIAETKRKTVRNVIDILERKGLIKKSEIDLTSNESGSFSPEITNLLQ; translated from the exons ATGGAGAACGAATCAGAGGGGGATTTGAAGCAGCAAGGAAAAAAGTCACGCAAAAAATCGTTTAAAAGATTTTTTACGCGTAAGAAAAACAGAGAATTATCAAGAATAACACGAATGGAAAACGGTGCAATTATATTGGAT GTGAAAGACGTACCAATGTATTTGGAATTGAAGAGACGAGCACAAAAACCTGCTAAACATGATGTTGGTGTAAACACAGAAGACGCTGACGAACCAGTACTCACCAGAGATCGTAGCACGATAATGAGTCTGCTGTCCACACCAGACGAAGATGAGATTCTTCCTTCACTTCCCGCCGCCGACGCCGCCCCCGCCGATAGAATGGATTGTTATACACAATGTTCTATATTACAACCAGAAGAAGACATTGACGAACAGTCAAACATAGAAGATACCTTTGAATGGACATTGTTTGCAGGGATCGCGTCAACATTTGTGTTTCTGTTATACAACATGCTGTTACAACCTTCTGTTGGTCAGACCTTGCTTGTGTTATCATTAATTGCACACGCGTTTTTCTGTGGCTCTCTTTGGGTTATAAACGTCAGGAAGATTATGGCTATCAATAGGCAGCAGAGAGGAGAACCCGATTTAAAAGACGCCGACCACCAAAAAACAATTGAACTAGATTTGGACTCTTTTGAGAAACTTATTGCAGAGACCAAGCGGAAGACAGTTCGAAATGTTATTGATATCTTGGAAAGAAAGGGTCTTATTAAAAAGTCAGAGATAGATCTGACATCTAATGAATCCGGTAGTTTTAGTCCAGAAATTACAAATTTGTTACAATGA